The following coding sequences lie in one uncultured Mailhella sp. genomic window:
- the fba gene encoding class II fructose-1,6-bisphosphate aldolase yields MPITTPKEMFDRAYKEGYAIGAFNVNNMEIIQGIMQAGAEERSPLILQVSAGARKYAGQVYIMKLVEAALIEADIPVVVHLDHGPDFELCKACIDGGFSSVMIDGSHLPFEENIAVTKKVVEYAHDRGVWVEAELGRLAGIEEHVSSDHSIYTDPDQAVEFAQRSGCDSLAIAIGTSHGAYKFKGEAKLDFERLDKISSMMPGYPLVLHGASSVPQEFVAMANQYGGQLGNAKGVPEEMLRKAAKSGVCKINIDSDIRLAMTASIRKYMAEHPEAFDPRTYLKPAREAVKDMVQRKIRNVLGSSNKI; encoded by the coding sequence ATGCCTATTACCACTCCTAAAGAGATGTTCGACCGTGCCTACAAAGAAGGCTATGCCATCGGTGCCTTCAACGTCAACAACATGGAAATCATACAGGGCATCATGCAGGCCGGTGCGGAAGAACGCTCGCCGCTGATACTTCAGGTTTCCGCCGGTGCCCGCAAGTATGCCGGTCAGGTTTACATCATGAAGCTGGTGGAAGCCGCTCTCATCGAAGCCGACATTCCGGTGGTGGTGCATCTCGACCACGGTCCCGACTTTGAACTGTGCAAGGCCTGCATCGACGGCGGTTTCAGCTCCGTCATGATCGACGGTTCCCACCTTCCCTTTGAGGAAAATATCGCTGTTACCAAAAAAGTTGTGGAGTACGCTCACGACCGGGGTGTATGGGTTGAAGCAGAACTCGGACGCCTTGCCGGCATAGAAGAACACGTCTCTTCCGATCACAGCATTTATACCGATCCCGATCAGGCCGTGGAATTCGCCCAGCGTTCCGGCTGCGACTCTCTCGCCATTGCCATCGGTACCAGCCACGGCGCATACAAGTTCAAGGGTGAAGCCAAGCTCGACTTTGAACGCCTCGACAAGATTTCTTCCATGATGCCCGGCTATCCGCTGGTGCTGCACGGCGCTTCCAGCGTTCCGCAGGAATTCGTGGCCATGGCCAACCAGTACGGCGGACAGCTCGGCAACGCCAAGGGCGTTCCCGAAGAAATGCTGCGCAAGGCCGCCAAGTCCGGCGTATGCAAAATCAACATCGACTCCGATATCCGTCTCGCCATGACGGCCAGCATTCGCAAGTACATGGCAGAGCATCCCGAAGCCTTCGATCCGCGCACCTATCTGAAGCCCGCCCGTGAGGCCGTGAAGGATATGGTACAACGCAAGATCCGCAACGTTCTCGGCAGCTCCAACAAAATCTAA